A single window of Myripristis murdjan chromosome 21, fMyrMur1.1, whole genome shotgun sequence DNA harbors:
- the LOC115380252 gene encoding trace amine-associated receptor 13c-like: METLEGAELCFPHLLNTSCRKPKPPSSEAMILHILQSSISLLTVALNLLVIIAISHYRQLHTTTNLLLLSLAVSDLLVGLLTMPSQILLIGACWLLGDFMCTVYYLVNFTIISSSVGNMVLISIDRYMAICDPLCYPTKVTLRRVKICVCLCWICSASYGCLGVKDLFREPGRYNSCHGECMVVTNYIIGVSDFFITFFVPITVIVVLYMRVFVVAVSQARAMRSHIVSVTLQPSRTVTAKKSELKAARTLGVVVALFLMCFCPYYLPTVVGHDTKISASSAAFVLWLLYINSCLNPVIYALFYPWFRKSVKLIVTLQILQPGSCEAV, translated from the exons ATGGAGACCCTGGAAGGAGCTGAACTCTGCTTTCCACACCTCCTCAACACCTCCTGCAGGAAGCCAAAGCCTCCAAGCTCTGAAGCCATGATCCTTCACATCCTACagtcctccatctctctgctcaCTGTAGCTCTCAACCTGCTGGTCATCATCGCCATCTCCCACTACAGGCAG CTGCACACCAccaccaacctcctcctcctctctctggctgtctcagACCTCCTCGTGGGCCTCCTTACCATGCCATCTCAGATCCTCCTCATAGGAGCCTGCTGGCTCCTGGGTGACTTCATGTGTACTGTATATTATCTTGTAAACTTTACCATCATCTCTTCCTCAGTAGGAAACATGGTGCTCATATCAATTGATCGCTATATGGCAATTTGTGACCCTCTGTGTTACCCCACCAAAGTCACTCTGAGGAGAgttaaaatctgtgtttgtctgtgttggatCTGCTCTGCTTCCTATGGTTGTCTGGGTGTAAAGGATCTCTTCAGAGAACCAGGGAGGTATAATTCATGCCATGGAGAGTGTATGGTTGTCACCAATTATATCATAGGAGTTAGTGACTTTTTTATTACGTTTTTTGTCCCCATTACTGTGATAGTAGTTCTGTATATGAgagtgtttgtggtggctgtgtctcaggctcGTGCCATGAGATCCCACattgtgtctgtcactctgcagccttcaAGGACTGTAACTGCTAAGAAATCTGAGCTGAAAGCAGCCAGGACTCTTGGTGTTGTTGTCGCTTtgtttctgatgtgtttttgtccGTATTACCTTCCTACTGTGGTGGGCCACGACACAAAGATTTCTGCTTCATCTGCTGCCTTTGTGCTCTGGCTGCTGTATATTAACTCCTGTCTAAACCCTGTGATCTATGCTCTTTTCTACCCGTGGTTTAGAAAATCTGTTAAACTGATTGTTACACTTCAGATCCTGCAGCCTGGCTCCTGTGAGGCTGTTTGA
- the LOC115379427 gene encoding trace amine-associated receptor 13c-like, which produces METLEGAELCFPHLLNTSCRKPKPPSSGAMILHILQSFICLLTVALNLLVIISISHYRQLHTPTNLLLLSLAASDLLVGLLVPFQILLTGACWLLGDFVCVAYYVVDFTIISASIGNMVLISVDRYVAICDPLCYPSIVSLRRVKICVCLCWICCLFYTSLLLNDTLRQPGRHNSCYGECVVVLNYVMGTVDLVFTFISPITVIIVLYMRVFVVAVSQARAMRSHIVTLQPSRTVTAKKSELKAARTLGVVVAVFLTCLFPYYYPSLTGQETMINASFVSFEIWLFNINSCLNPVMYAFFYPWFRKTIKLIVTLQILQPDSCEAHIL; this is translated from the exons atggaAACCCTGGAAGGAGCTGAACTCTGCTTTCCACACCTCCTCAACACCTCCTGCAGGAAGCCGAAGCCTCCAAGCTCTGGAGCCATGATCCTTCACATCCTACAGTCCTTCATCTGTTTGCTCACTGTGGCTCTGAACCTGctggtcatcatctccatctcccactACAGGCAG CTGCACACCCccaccaacctcctcctcctctctctggctgcctCAGACCTCCTTGTGGGCCTCCTGGTGCCATTTCAGATCCTCCTCACAGGAGCCTGCTGGCTCCTgggtgactttgtgtgtgttgcatatTATGTTGTAGACTTTACCATCATCTCTGCCTCAATAGGAAACATGGTGCTCATATCAGTGGACCGCTATGTGGCTATTTGTGACCCTCTGTGTTATCCCAGCATAGTCTCTTTGAGGAGAgttaaaatctgtgtttgtctgtgttggatCTGCTGTCTTTTCTACACCAGTCTCCTTTTAAATGATACACTGAGGCAACCAGGCAGGCATAATTCTTGttatggagagtgtgtggttgtCCTCAATTATGTGATGGGAACTGTTGACCTTGTTTTCACCTTCATCAGTCCCATTACTGTGATCATAGTTCTGTATATGAgagtgtttgtggtggctgtgtctcaggctcGTGCCATGAGATCCCACATtgtcactctgcagccttcaAGGACTGTAACTGCTAAGAAATCTGAGCTGAAAGCAGCCAGGACTCTTGGTGTTGTTGTAGCTGTGTTTCTAACATGCCTGTTTCCATATTACTATCCCTCTCTCACAGGTCAAGAAACCATGATCAATGCTTCCTTCGTGTCCTTTGAGATCTGGTTGTTCAATATTAACTCCTGTTTAAACCCTGTGATGTACGCCTTTTTCTACCCCTGGTTTAGAAAAACTATTAAGCTCATAGTTACACTTCAGATCCTGCAGCCTGACTCCTGTGAGGCCCACATATTGTAG
- the LOC115380051 gene encoding trace amine-associated receptor 13c-like, whose protein sequence is METLEGAELCFPHLLNTSCRKPMLSFSEGVITYILLSFISVLTVALNLLVITSISHYRQLHTPTNLLLLSLAVSDFLVGLLVMPAEILPTGACWLLGDFMCAVKYVVTLTIISASIGNMMLISVDRYVAICDPLCYPTKVTLWRVKLSVCLCWICSVFYSCLGLIDSFRQPGRHNSCHGECVILINYVMGTVDLVFTFISPITVIIVLYIRVFVVAVSQARAMRSHIVSVTLQPSGTGTTKKSELKAARTLGVVVAMFLACLFPYYCISLTGQETMINASFVSFEIWLFYFNSCLNPVIYTFFYPWFRKTIKLIVTLQILQPDSCEAHIL, encoded by the exons ATGGAGACCCTGGAAGGAGCTGAACTCTGCTTTCCGCACCTCCTCAACACCTCCTGCAGGAAGCCGATGCTGTCTTTCTCCGAGGGCGTGATCACATACATCCTGCTGTCCTTCATCTCTGTTCTCACTGTGGCTCTCAACCTGCTGGTCATCACCTCCATCTCTCACTACAG GCAACTGCACACCCccaccaacctcctcctcctctctctggctgtctcagACTTTCTTGTGGGCCTTCTGGTGATGCCGGCTGAAATCCTCCCCACAGGAGCCTGCTGGCTCCTGGGTGACTTCATGTGTGCTGTAAAGTATGTTGTAACTCTTACCATCATCTCTGCCTCAATAGGAAACATGATGCTCATCTCAGTCGACCGCTATGTGGCTATTTGTGACCCTCTGTGTTACCCCACCAAAGTCACTCTGTGGAGAGTCAaactcagtgtttgtctgtgttggatctgctctgttttctacAGCTGTCTTGGTTTAATAGATTCATTTAGGCAACCAGGCAGGCATAATTCCTGTCATGGAGAGTGTGTGATTCTTATCAATTATGTCATGGGAACTGTTGACCTTGTTTTCACCTTTATCAGTCCCATTACTGTGATCATAGTTCTATATATCAgagtgtttgtggtggctgtgtctcaggctcGTGCCATGAGATCCCACattgtgtctgtcactctgcagccttcagggaCTGGAACTACTAAGAAATCGGAGCTAAAAGCAGCCAGGACTCTTGGTGTTGTTGTGGCTATGTTTCTTGCATGTCTGTTTCCATATTACTGTATATCTCTTACTGGTCAAGAAACCATGATCAATGCTTCCTTTGTGTCCTTTGAGATCTGGCTGTTCTATTTTAACTCCTGTTTAAACCCTGTGATCTACACCTTTTTCTACCCCTGGTTTAGAAAAACTATCAAGCTCATAGTTACACTTCAGATCCTGCAGCCTGACTCCTGTGAGGCCCACATACTGTAG
- the LOC115380160 gene encoding trace amine-associated receptor 13c-like has protein sequence METLERAELCFPHLLNTSCRKPKPPSSGAMILHILQSFICLLTVALNLLVIISISHYRQLHSPTNLLLLSLAASDLLVGLLVPFQILLTGACWLLGDFMCIVYYIVDFTIICASIGNMVLISVDRYVAICDPLCYNSIVSLRRVKICVCLCWICSAFYSCIILNDTLRQPGRHNSCYGECVVVLSYVMGTVDFVVAFIGPITVIIVLYMRVFVVAVSQARAMRSHIVSVTLQPSGTVTAKKSELKAARTLGVVVVVFLTCLFPYYYPSLTGQETMINASFVSFEIWLFNINSCLNPVIYAFFYPWFRKTIKLIVTLQILQPDSCEAHIL, from the exons ATGGAGACCCTGGAAAGAGCTGAACTCTGCTTTCCACACCTCCTCAACACCTCCTGCAGGAAGCCGAAGCCTCCAAGCTCTGGAGCCATGATCCTTCACATCCTACAGTCCTTCATCTGTTTGCTCACTGTAGCTCTCAACCTGctggtcatcatctccatctcccactACAGGCAG CTGCACTCCCCGACCAACCTCCTCCTACTCTCTCTGGCTGCCTCAGACCTTCTCGTGGGCCTCCTGGTGCCATTTCAGATCCTCCTCACAGGAGCCTGCTGGCTCCTGGGCGACTTCATGTGTATTGTATATTATATTGTAGACTTTACCATCATCTGTGCCTCAATTGGAAATATGGTACTCATATCAGTCGACCGCTATGTGGCGATTTGTGACCCTCTGTGTTACAACAGCATAGTCTCTCTGAGGAGAgttaaaatctgtgtttgtctgtgttggatCTGCTCTGCTTTCTACAGCTGTATAATTTTAAATGATACACTGAGGCAACCAGGCAGGCACAATTCTTGttatggagagtgtgtggttgtCCTCAGTTATGTCATGGGAACTGTTGACTTTGTGGTAGCCTTTATCGGTCCTATTACTGTGATCATAGTTCTGTATATGAgagtgtttgtggtggctgtgtctCAAGCTCGTGCCATGAGATCCCACattgtgtctgtcactctgcagccttcagggaCTGTAACTGCAAAGAAATCGGAGCTGAAAGCAGCCAGGACACTTGgtgttgttgtagttgtgttTCTAACATGCCTGTTTCCATATTACTATCCCTCTCTCACAGGTCAAGAAACCATGATCAATGCTTCCTTCGTGTCCTTTGAGATCTGGCTGTTCAATATTAACTCCTGTTTAAACCCTGTGATCTACGCCTTTTTCTACCCCTGGTTTAGAAAAACTATCAAGCTCATAGTTACACTTCAGATCCTGCAGCCTGACTCCTGTGAGGCCCACATACTGTAG
- the LOC115380255 gene encoding trace amine-associated receptor 13c-like, with the protein MQGPGQTNLAPTSLVDAFTPGFERPWLASKHAGTRKREPEDGAGWCRDITEEHRDGTIKHHVLQPQLCGGCPVGLHISISSLVCSHGSVVEAQVDSPSHQMGDAVSDKRVLVRELPDLSSFSSPPLSLMMETLEGAELCFPHLLNTSCRKPMLSFSESVMTYILLSSISVFTVALNLLVIISISHYRQLHTPTNLLLLSLAVSDFLVGLLVMPVEILPIGACWLLGDVMCAVKYVVTLTISSASIGNMVLISVDRYVAICDPLCYPTKVTLRRVKLSVCLCWICSVFYSCIALIDSFRQPGRHNSCHGECVVFLSYAMGTVDFVVAFIGPITVIIVLYMRVFVVAVSQARAMRSHIVSVTLQPSGTGTAKKSELKAARTLGVVVGVFLGCLFPYYCMYFTGQETMISASFVSFDIWLFNINSCLNPVIYAFFYPWFRKTIKLIVTLQILQPDSCEANIL; encoded by the exons ATGCAGGGGCCAGGCCAGACAAACTTGGCTCCCACCAGCTTAGTGGACGCCTTCACCCCCGGGTTCGAAAGGCCATGGCTGGCATCAAAACATGCTGGCACCCGCAAGAGGGAACCAGAGGATGGTGCTGGATGGTGTAGAGACATCACAGAGGAGCACCGTGATGGCACTATCAAACACCATGTCCTCCAACCGCAGCTCTGTGGCGGCTGTCCAGTAGGCCTGCACATTAGCATCAGCAGCTTGGTCTGCAGCCATGGCAGCGTAGTCGAGGCTCAAGTGGACAGCCCCAGCCACCAGATGGGAGACGCAGTCAGCGACAAG AGAGTTTTGGTCAGAGAGCTGCCAGacctcagcagcttctcctctcctcctctctctctgatgatggaGACCCTGGAAGGAGCTGAACTCTGCTTTCCACACCTCCTCAACACCTCCTGCAGGAAGCCGATGCTGTCTTTCTCTGAGAGCGTGATGACATACATTCTGCTGTCCTCCATCTCTGTATTCACTGTGGCTCTCAACCTGctggtcatcatctccatctcccactACAG GCAACTGCACACCCccaccaacctcctcctcctctctctggctgtctcagACTTTCTTGTGGGCCTCCTGGTGATGCCGGTTGAAATCCTCCCCATAGGAGCCTGCTGGCTCCTGGGTGATGTCATGTGTGCTGTAAAGTATGTTGTAACTCTTACCATCAGCTCTGCCTCAATAGGGAACATGGTGCTCATATCAGTCGACCGCTATGTGGCTATTTGTGACCCTCTGTGTTACCCCACCAAAGTCACTCTGAGGAGAGTCAaactcagtgtttgtctgtgttggatCTGTTCTGTTTTCTACAGCTGTATTGCTTTAATAGATTCATTTAGGCAACCAGGCAGGCATAATTCCTGTcatggagagtgtgtggtttTCCTCAGTTATGCCATGGGAACTGTTGACTTTGTGGTAGCCTTTATTGGTCCCATTACTGTGATCATAGTTCTGTATATGAgagtgtttgtggtggctgtgtctcaggctcGTGCCATGAGATCCCACattgtgtctgtcactctgcagccttcagggaCTGGAACCGCTAAGAAATCGGAGCTGAAAGCAGCCAGGACTCTTGGTGTTGTCGTAGGTGTGTTTCTTGGATGTCTGTTTCCATATTACTGTATGTATTTTACAGGTCAAGAAACCATGATCAGTGCTTCCTTTGTGTCCTTTGACATCTGGCTGTTCAATATTAACTCCTGTTTAAACCCTGTGATCTATGCCTTTTTCTACCCCTGGTTTAGAAAAACTATCAAGCTCATAGTTACACTTCAGATCCTGCAGCCTGACTCCTGTGAGGCCAACATATTGTAG